A window from Candidatus Bathyarchaeota archaeon encodes these proteins:
- a CDS encoding 4Fe-4S dicluster domain-containing protein, which produces MPDKSSSNFNIFDLMAEEEAHETQVSEEEERKQRRKELLEPTRMKELFKDGKISINKFTCVGGQCKICVKECPTNALYWGTGEVGIIDDLCVYCGACVLNCMVDNCIKVERTREDGTKEVFSKPKDVIKLQEKNNTKKRLQRVKTNAAILRHAYKEKDANKQYIEDHRKLYTDQEYEV; this is translated from the coding sequence ATGCCTGATAAATCCTCATCCAACTTTAACATATTCGATTTGATGGCTGAGGAAGAAGCCCACGAAACGCAGGTAAGCGAAGAAGAGGAGCGAAAGCAGCGGCGCAAAGAACTTCTCGAACCAACAAGAATGAAAGAACTTTTTAAAGATGGCAAAATCAGCATCAACAAATTCACCTGTGTAGGCGGTCAATGCAAGATTTGCGTAAAAGAATGCCCCACCAACGCATTATACTGGGGCACTGGCGAAGTGGGCATAATTGATGACCTATGCGTTTACTGTGGCGCTTGCGTGCTTAACTGCATGGTGGACAACTGCATTAAGGTGGAGCGAACCCGAGAAGACGGAACCAAAGAGGTCTTCAGCAAACCCAAAGACGTCATAAAACTGCAGGAAAAAAACAACACCAAGAAACGGCTTCAACGCGTCAAAACAAATGCCGCTATCCTTCGTCACGCCTACAAAGAGAAAGATGCAAACAAGCAGTATATCGAGGACCACCGTAAACTCTACACAGACCAAGAATACGAAGTATAG
- a CDS encoding OB-fold nucleic acid binding domain-containing protein → MTTQDLIAELLSKNPQLSQEQILAQLQAERAKTGGLLGDETLLRLIAARCGVAVAQTQFQNKDTLCTSRLFKGLYDVTVTGRVVAVFGVKTFQGEEKSGKFATLMLADEEGLLRVVLWNEQAELVERGELKAGQSVRFVHGYTRDDRYGKTELHMGNKSLIEIEPDAKAPDISFEKFTTKIKTLNPNLGNVHVFGTIKAVFEKRSFTKNDNTDGAVLRLVVMDDSGEAIVVAWNEKTVEVEHAKPGMRLLLVNARVKDASNGAVEVHVDSNTFVSLGSEKTL, encoded by the coding sequence ATGACCACCCAAGACCTCATCGCAGAGTTGCTCTCAAAAAACCCCCAGCTTAGCCAAGAGCAAATCTTAGCGCAGCTTCAAGCTGAACGCGCCAAAACCGGCGGGTTACTAGGCGATGAAACCCTGCTGCGGTTGATTGCTGCCCGATGCGGCGTCGCGGTCGCGCAGACTCAGTTTCAAAACAAAGACACCCTCTGCACCAGCCGCCTCTTCAAAGGCTTATACGATGTAACGGTGACGGGGCGTGTGGTTGCAGTGTTTGGGGTCAAGACTTTCCAAGGCGAGGAGAAGTCAGGCAAGTTTGCGACTTTGATGCTAGCCGACGAGGAGGGGCTGTTGCGGGTGGTGCTGTGGAATGAACAAGCAGAACTCGTGGAACGGGGCGAACTGAAAGCTGGGCAGTCCGTGCGGTTTGTACATGGCTACACACGCGACGACCGCTACGGCAAAACCGAGCTACACATGGGCAACAAGAGCCTAATCGAAATCGAACCCGACGCCAAAGCACCCGACATATCCTTTGAGAAGTTTACCACAAAAATCAAAACCCTCAACCCAAACTTGGGCAACGTTCATGTTTTCGGCACCATAAAAGCAGTTTTTGAGAAACGCAGCTTCACAAAAAATGACAACACTGACGGCGCCGTGTTGCGTTTGGTTGTGATGGATGATTCTGGCGAGGCAATAGTGGTTGCATGGAACGAAAAAACCGTCGAGGTAGAACACGCTAAACCGGGTATGCGGCTGCTTTTGGTGAACGCACGCGTTAAAGACGCCTCAAACGGCGCAGTTGAGGTTCATGTGGATTCTAACACGTTTGTTTCGTTAGGTTCAGAAAAAACCCTTTGA
- a CDS encoding TIGR03560 family F420-dependent LLM class oxidoreductase codes for MQHLTNPKFGVFLPFYAFHAPTPQEHFRQLKNIVLEAEQLGYDSVWLDDHLMYKEMPILESWSTLSALAAVTSRIRLGTMVTCNLHHNPAVLAKAAATLDCISDGRLEFGLGAGVQEAEHLAYGFGFPKAGVRVQMLREALEVVTALWEQKKATYAGKYYLVKDAVCEPKPLQKPHPPITVGGTGDKLLRVTAQYADRFDWGFLPSIDEYKRKLIVLEAHCNSLGRNPNEIERSCWPSGQILIAPDQSALTEKLAKYKSPNQTLEDYKKYTMTGTPKECIEQLQGYRNLGVSYFMLFFADLPNLEGLRVFAQEVAGKLC; via the coding sequence ATGCAGCATCTGACTAACCCCAAATTCGGCGTATTCCTACCCTTCTATGCCTTCCACGCTCCAACGCCCCAAGAACACTTCCGCCAACTTAAAAACATAGTTTTAGAAGCTGAACAGTTGGGGTACGATTCAGTTTGGCTCGATGACCACTTGATGTATAAAGAAATGCCGATTCTGGAATCATGGAGCACCCTATCCGCCCTCGCAGCTGTAACCAGCCGCATCCGCCTCGGCACCATGGTTACCTGCAACCTGCACCACAACCCCGCAGTGCTTGCCAAAGCCGCCGCCACCCTTGACTGTATCTCAGATGGCAGATTAGAATTCGGGTTAGGCGCAGGCGTGCAGGAAGCTGAGCATTTAGCGTATGGGTTCGGTTTCCCCAAAGCTGGCGTACGTGTCCAGATGTTGCGGGAAGCCTTAGAAGTTGTGACAGCGCTATGGGAGCAGAAAAAAGCCACATATGCTGGCAAATATTACTTGGTAAAAGATGCGGTTTGCGAACCTAAACCCCTCCAGAAGCCTCACCCACCCATAACCGTGGGCGGCACAGGCGACAAACTGCTCCGTGTCACCGCACAGTACGCTGACCGCTTCGACTGGGGCTTTTTACCCAGCATAGACGAATACAAACGTAAACTCATCGTTTTAGAAGCACACTGCAACTCACTTGGCAGAAACCCAAACGAAATAGAGCGAAGCTGCTGGCCAAGTGGACAAATCCTAATTGCCCCCGACCAAAGTGCCTTAACGGAAAAACTCGCTAAATACAAATCGCCCAACCAAACCTTAGAAGACTACAAAAAATACACAATGACGGGCACACCTAAAGAATGCATAGAGCAATTGCAGGGTTATCGCAACTTAGGCGTATCTTATTTCATGCTCTTCTTCGCCGACTTACCGAACCTAGAAGGACTCCGAGTATTTGCCCAAGAAGTCGCAGGGAAACTTTGTTAG
- a CDS encoding isocitrate/isopropylmalate dehydrogenase family protein yields MTKTYSIAALKGDGIGPEVTEATVKVLDAVQKKSNFKLNIVYGEAGAHCIPEYGTNLPKETVELIKKTDACLKGPMTTPEEPGAPVSVAVTLRRMFNLYANVRPCKTFPNVESLKPNIDLIVVRENTEGMYSGDESLLAPGVGVALRVITREASLRVADFAFKLAMKRKKHLTYIHKGNILRITDGIFKDAVKEAQQKYPEVTVDDLHIDAATMQLIKQPEKYDVMVTTNLFGDIISDEAAQVTGSLGLAAGANIGETYGMFEPVHGSAPKYTGMNRVNPIATIMAGAMMLDWLGEKEAAAKIENAVIAVLKEGKVRTHDLGGEAKGTEITDAIIQKI; encoded by the coding sequence ATGACTAAAACTTACAGCATCGCCGCGTTGAAAGGCGACGGCATCGGTCCAGAAGTCACCGAGGCAACCGTTAAGGTCCTCGATGCAGTCCAAAAGAAAAGCAACTTTAAACTTAACATTGTCTATGGCGAAGCAGGCGCCCACTGCATCCCCGAATACGGCACAAACCTGCCAAAAGAAACAGTAGAACTCATCAAAAAAACCGATGCATGCCTCAAAGGCCCCATGACTACCCCCGAAGAACCCGGCGCACCCGTCAGCGTCGCAGTCACCCTACGCCGCATGTTCAACCTATATGCCAACGTGCGACCATGCAAAACCTTCCCCAACGTTGAATCCCTCAAACCCAACATTGACCTAATCGTGGTCAGAGAAAACACTGAAGGCATGTATTCAGGCGATGAGTCACTTCTTGCCCCCGGCGTTGGCGTCGCCCTACGAGTAATCACCCGAGAAGCCTCCTTACGTGTGGCTGACTTCGCCTTCAAGTTGGCTATGAAACGTAAAAAACACTTAACTTACATCCACAAAGGCAACATTTTGCGCATCACTGATGGCATCTTTAAAGATGCAGTTAAAGAAGCTCAACAGAAATATCCCGAAGTCACCGTTGACGACCTTCACATAGACGCCGCTACAATGCAACTCATAAAGCAACCAGAAAAATACGACGTCATGGTCACAACCAACCTCTTCGGCGACATCATTAGCGACGAAGCCGCACAAGTCACCGGCAGCCTTGGTTTAGCAGCAGGCGCCAACATCGGCGAAACCTACGGCATGTTCGAACCCGTACATGGCAGCGCACCCAAATACACAGGCATGAACCGCGTTAACCCCATCGCAACCATAATGGCAGGCGCCATGATGCTGGATTGGCTAGGCGAAAAAGAGGCAGCCGCAAAAATCGAGAACGCAGTCATCGCGGTGCTAAAAGAAGGCAAAGTCCGCACACATGACCTCGGCGGCGAAGCCAAAGGCACCGAAATAACCGATGCCATCATCCAAAAAATCTAA
- the rpiA gene encoding ribose-5-phosphate isomerase RpiA, which translates to MDTIQLEKQNSANAAVAHVKDGDVVGLGSGSTALLAIQAIGKRIQTENLHILAIPSSYQAFYAAVESKIPITTLDEHSIIDVTIDGADQLTPELYLIKGGGAALAREKIVASASKINIIIADQQKKVTYLGEKNQFVPVEVIPFALAPVKQKIADLGAKPVVREGKGKLGPILTDNGNAVIDAYFGEIQDPATLAVKVKMIPGVAETGFFVGLTDLAYVGVGDKVEKIERRSK; encoded by the coding sequence ATGGACACTATCCAGTTAGAAAAACAGAACTCTGCCAACGCAGCCGTAGCGCACGTTAAAGACGGCGACGTCGTCGGGCTTGGAAGCGGCAGCACAGCGTTACTCGCCATTCAAGCAATTGGCAAACGCATCCAAACCGAAAACCTCCACATTTTAGCTATCCCATCCAGCTACCAAGCATTCTACGCAGCCGTTGAATCAAAAATCCCCATAACCACCCTCGACGAGCACTCAATAATCGACGTTACCATCGACGGTGCAGACCAACTCACCCCTGAACTTTACCTCATAAAAGGAGGCGGCGCGGCATTAGCTCGAGAAAAAATCGTTGCATCCGCCAGCAAAATCAACATCATAATCGCTGACCAACAAAAAAAAGTCACATACCTCGGCGAAAAGAACCAGTTCGTCCCAGTCGAAGTCATCCCCTTCGCACTCGCACCTGTCAAACAAAAAATCGCCGACCTCGGCGCTAAACCCGTCGTGCGGGAAGGCAAAGGCAAACTCGGCCCCATCCTGACCGACAATGGCAACGCAGTCATAGACGCCTACTTCGGAGAAATCCAAGACCCAGCCACGTTGGCGGTCAAGGTGAAGATGATTCCGGGAGTTGCCGAAACAGGATTCTTTGTAGGTTTAACAGATTTGGCATATGTTGGAGTCGGCGACAAAGTTGAAAAAATAGAGCGTCGCAGCAAATAA
- a CDS encoding HAMP domain-containing histidine kinase, producing the protein MLSVIAFFVQFPFPTLQLALTLLFMATSVPILIYIFLKSRASPDLYFLFATLCFLFQGLVSNMGTSRDIPVLLAIFGVVFIALMFNMPEKVNPSNLPSFIVLEKKLDEANQHLRLMEAKLIKAERLAAIGELAGIIGHDLRNPLQGIMGATHYLKTHAKRQSDTACIEMLNEIDDCILRADKIINDLIEYSQNITLVPLLTNPKTLLTQSLGQLKVPANIEINNKTAAQPELTVDDYKIQRAFNAIMKNAFDAMPDGGTLTLESAEDPDFVVFRFQDSGVGMDRETQSKIWMPMFTTKAKGMGFGLPICKRFVEAHGGKISIQSSIGQGTTVTVLLPKKFSPTK; encoded by the coding sequence GTGCTATCTGTTATTGCATTTTTTGTGCAGTTTCCGTTTCCAACCCTGCAGTTAGCATTAACGCTTCTCTTTATGGCAACCTCAGTGCCGATTTTGATCTATATTTTCTTAAAAAGCCGTGCGTCACCTGACCTCTACTTCCTCTTTGCAACGTTGTGTTTCTTGTTTCAGGGGCTTGTCTCTAATATGGGAACTTCGAGGGATATACCCGTGCTTTTAGCTATCTTTGGCGTTGTATTCATTGCGCTCATGTTTAATATGCCTGAGAAAGTCAATCCCAGCAATTTGCCGTCCTTTATTGTGCTAGAGAAAAAACTCGACGAGGCAAACCAGCACCTCAGGCTGATGGAGGCTAAGCTGATTAAAGCTGAAAGGCTAGCGGCCATAGGTGAACTGGCAGGCATTATTGGTCATGATTTACGTAACCCATTGCAGGGCATTATGGGGGCTACGCATTACCTAAAAACACATGCCAAACGGCAGTCAGACACAGCTTGCATTGAAATGCTAAATGAAATTGATGACTGCATCCTGCGAGCTGACAAAATAATCAACGACTTAATCGAGTACTCACAAAACATCACTTTGGTACCGTTATTGACTAACCCTAAAACGTTACTCACTCAATCGCTTGGTCAACTCAAGGTGCCCGCCAATATTGAAATAAATAATAAGACAGCCGCCCAACCAGAATTAACCGTTGATGACTATAAGATTCAGCGGGCGTTTAATGCGATAATGAAGAATGCTTTTGATGCCATGCCCGACGGCGGCACGCTCACCTTAGAAAGCGCAGAAGACCCTGACTTTGTTGTTTTCCGCTTTCAAGATAGCGGTGTGGGTATGGATAGGGAAACTCAAAGCAAAATTTGGATGCCTATGTTTACTACTAAAGCTAAGGGTATGGGGTTTGGTTTGCCTATATGTAAACGCTTTGTGGAAGCACATGGCGGCAAAATCTCTATACAAAGCAGTATCGGTCAGGGCACCACAGTTACGGTGTTGCTGCCCAAAAAATTCAGCCCAACTAAATAG